From Oryza brachyantha chromosome 9, ObraRS2, whole genome shotgun sequence, a single genomic window includes:
- the LOC102711097 gene encoding protein MIZU-KUSSEI 1: MPSFVDGPTLRSLLRPSTNGRRTKTGDGGGGGGGGGIFKMFKLMPMLTSGCKMVALLGRQNRALLADHATTVTLFGHRRGRVSLAIHEDTRAPPVFLIELPMLTSALHKEISSGVVKLALESDTRSARRRLVEEYVWAVYCNGRKAGYAIRRKEASDDERHVLRLLRGVSMGAGVLPAAPEKEGGVPAGPDGELTYVRARVERVVGSKDSEAFYMINPSEGGVGGDGAGDGSAPELSIFLVRMK, encoded by the coding sequence ATGCCGTCCTTCGTCGACGGCCCCACTCTCCGGTCGCTGCTCCGGCCGTCCACCAATGGCCGCCGTACGAAGACCGGggacggtggtggcggaggtggtggtggtgggatcTTCAAGATGTTCAAGCTCATGCCCATGCTGACATCGGGGTGCAAGATGGTGGCGCTGCTCGGCCGGCAGAACAGGGCGCTCCTCGCCGACCACGCCACGACGGTGACGCTGTTCGGGCACCGGCGCGGACGCGTGAGCCTGGCCATCCACGAGGacacgcgcgcgccgccggtgtTCCTCATCGAGCTCCCCATGCTGACCAGCGCGCTGCACAAGGAGATCTCCTCCGGGGTGGTGAAGCTGGCGCTGGAGAGCGACACCCgcagcgcgcgccgccggctcgtGGAGGAGTACGTCTGGGCCGTCTACTGCAACGGCCGCAAGGCCGGCTACGCCATCCGCCGGAAGGAGGCCTCCGACGACGAGCGCCACGTGCTGCGCCTGCTGCGCGGCGTCTCCATGGGCGCCGGCGTGCTGCCGGCCGCGCCCGAGAAGGAGGGCGGCGTCCCCGCGGGGCCCGACGGGGAGCTCACGTACGTGCGCGCCCGCGTCGAGCGCGTCGTCGGTTCCAAAGACTCCGAGGCGTTCTACATGATCAACCCCAGcgagggcggcgtcggcggcgacggcgccggcgatggcagCGCGCCGGAGCTGAGCATTTTCCTAGTAAGGATGAAATAA